The following coding sequences are from one Candidatus Bathyarchaeota archaeon window:
- a CDS encoding rhodanese-like domain-containing protein, which produces MERKKPVICLILTAILLSTFVLVQPAIACPQSNPQDITVQQAKHLIKHTPNILILDVRNESEYNLGHLNNAVLIPLHELENRIGELAADQNNKIIVYCAAGSRSAPASQILADHGFTKVYNMVGGITAWMDADYSIATSYHHVTVDATGNGKPSMEIEPLLLYQAQTNCTSCQNQTCSNSTGSLEPTNPDYTILQQNDTYVEVLATYDINGTTTQVTIAETLLWNYAETTANSNTTGWYVLTQVTSENSSLEYYRMQYNVFTEDYNLTISSRVNPLDAEIYQSCSTSVTYTPTTDTGLSSYEYVEFNSTVTLSEHYSTLSKVEKQMAKLYSKSQEENLTQLASSYSIMQAATKDLSKLVKNQLPEYDKEIIESSATLRDACGDWLCLLICPFVCAIGCGAGCVVICAAACAAPCAGCVTIWACWMCAACAIGCGGACAGLCYVIGIYGCSPGCDWLCCQI; this is translated from the coding sequence ATGGAAAGGAAAAAACCGGTTATTTGCCTTATTCTCACCGCTATACTGCTATCCACTTTTGTTCTAGTACAACCCGCTATAGCCTGTCCTCAATCAAATCCTCAGGATATTACAGTTCAACAAGCAAAACATCTGATAAAGCATACCCCAAACATCCTGATTTTAGATGTTAGGAATGAAAGCGAATACAACTTAGGTCACCTTAACAATGCTGTTTTGATACCCTTACATGAACTCGAGAATAGAATCGGTGAATTGGCAGCAGATCAAAATAACAAGATAATCGTTTACTGTGCTGCCGGTTCAAGAAGTGCACCTGCTAGTCAAATCCTTGCCGACCACGGTTTTACTAAGGTATACAACATGGTAGGGGGTATAACCGCATGGATGGACGCAGATTACTCGATTGCAACAAGCTATCATCATGTAACAGTTGACGCTACAGGTAATGGCAAGCCTTCGATGGAAATAGAACCACTGTTGCTCTACCAGGCACAGACAAATTGCACATCTTGTCAAAACCAAACATGTTCAAACAGTACTGGATCGCTCGAACCAACAAATCCCGATTATACGATATTGCAACAAAATGACACTTATGTAGAAGTTCTTGCGACGTATGATATCAACGGAACAACTACTCAAGTGACTATTGCTGAGACACTACTTTGGAACTACGCTGAAACAACAGCCAACTCCAATACAACAGGCTGGTATGTTCTCACACAGGTAACCTCAGAGAATTCCTCACTTGAATATTATAGAATGCAATACAATGTTTTTACTGAAGATTACAACTTGACTATTTCGTCAAGAGTCAACCCTCTTGATGCAGAGATTTACCAAAGCTGCTCTACATCTGTTACATATACCCCAACTACTGACACAGGGCTTAGTTCCTATGAGTATGTAGAGTTTAATTCGACAGTTACTTTGTCGGAACATTATTCGACGTTAAGTAAAGTTGAAAAGCAAATGGCTAAACTCTATAGCAAAAGCCAAGAAGAAAACCTAACACAGTTAGCCAGTAGTTATAGCATAATGCAGGCTGCTACAAAGGACCTCTCTAAACTGGTAAAGAACCAATTACCCGAATATGACAAAGAAATCATAGAAAGTTCGGCAACATTAAGAGATGCATGTGGCGACTGGCTTTGTCTTCTGATATGCCCATTTGTATGCGCCATCGGTTGTGGGGCAGGTTGTGTGGTTATCTGTGCTGCCGCTTGTGCTGCTCCTTGCGCTGGATGCGTTACTATATGGGCTTGTTGGATGTGCGCTGCTTGTGCAATTGGTTGCGGTGGTGCATGTGCTGGCTTATGCTATGTAATAGGCATATATGGTTGCAGTCCAGGATGCGATTGGCTATGTTGTCAAATCTAA
- a CDS encoding ABC transporter permease produces the protein MALKKGIENRVRGWIPKEPNMPSRPATISPENKPNHRNRLPKGEVRRMLVWTVMVFGFVFASIGYLHGGNALGALFLWFACVVGVSLVLDASVQFGKEFNPKLVMGILLMVINLGGALAGLYVFSLPSNFFARAFSVVMMAVAQVPMLIAVIAYVWGKKELSKKLLDWYSGRR, from the coding sequence ATGGCCCTGAAGAAAGGTATAGAGAACCGTGTCAGAGGTTGGATTCCCAAGGAACCAAACATGCCAAGCCGCCCCGCAACTATCAGCCCTGAAAATAAACCTAACCACAGAAATAGACTTCCAAAGGGTGAAGTTAGAAGGATGCTGGTGTGGACGGTGATGGTTTTTGGTTTTGTGTTTGCATCCATTGGGTATCTTCACGGAGGCAACGCCTTAGGTGCGCTCTTTCTTTGGTTTGCATGCGTAGTCGGGGTCTCTTTGGTACTGGATGCGTCGGTGCAGTTTGGCAAAGAGTTTAACCCCAAGCTTGTGATGGGGATACTGCTTATGGTCATCAATTTAGGCGGCGCGCTGGCCGGTCTATATGTCTTTTCTTTGCCTTCAAACTTCTTTGCACGAGCCTTTTCGGTTGTGATGATGGCGGTGGCTCAGGTGCCGATGTTGATTGCAGTGATAGCCTATGTTTGGGGCAAAAAAGAACTCTCCAAAAAACTTCTCGACTGGTACTCTGGACGGCGGTAA
- a CDS encoding winged helix-turn-helix domain-containing protein: MSIKTVMTSGVEFLYKILKDETRRKIVLLINEKQALSHTELINQLGFLTTGRLNYHLKQLNDLLTKDAEGRYTLTEKGKLATRLLIEFPDQNRHQMGLKPKWWKKFWIAIGTSAILLTSINLIVYVLGYVSLTLLLQSFLVFFALIGTLYMVEHITVEVLSEKNRSRLLHISNFSRGIVVGFLLWLALSFIVVYSGFSQLIYDVLGRELEICITLSSLVLCLVIGTFVGKWLASRFYQTF; this comes from the coding sequence TTGTCAATAAAAACTGTTATGACATCAGGTGTTGAGTTCCTTTACAAGATTCTTAAGGACGAAACACGGCGAAAAATAGTGCTTCTTATAAACGAGAAACAGGCTCTGAGTCATACCGAACTCATAAATCAACTGGGTTTTCTAACCACTGGACGACTCAACTACCACCTTAAACAACTAAACGATTTATTAACCAAAGATGCAGAGGGCAGATATACCTTAACAGAGAAAGGTAAACTCGCCACCCGCCTGCTAATAGAGTTTCCCGACCAAAACCGCCATCAGATGGGGCTAAAACCGAAATGGTGGAAAAAATTCTGGATCGCAATAGGCACTTCGGCCATATTACTTACAAGCATTAATTTGATTGTATATGTCCTTGGCTATGTAAGTCTCACTTTGTTGCTGCAAAGTTTTTTGGTTTTCTTTGCATTGATAGGCACGCTCTATATGGTGGAGCACATCACCGTTGAGGTTCTTTCGGAAAAAAACCGCTCCAGACTATTGCATATTAGTAACTTCTCTAGAGGCATCGTGGTGGGTTTTCTTCTATGGCTCGCCTTATCCTTTATAGTGGTTTATAGCGGGTTTAGCCAGTTGATTTACGATGTGCTGGGGCGAGAATTAGAAATCTGCATAACTCTCTCAAGTCTCGTATTGTGTCTGGTTATCGGCACTTTTGTTGGGAAGTGGCTGGCAAGCAGGTTCTATCAAACATTCTAG